The Acidimicrobiales bacterium DNA segment CGGCGCCCTCATGGCCGTCGACGCCAGCCAGTACGTGCCCCACCTCCCCACCGACGTGCAGGCCATGGGCGCCGACTTCGTCGTCTTCACCGGCCACAAGATGCTCGGGCCGATGGGTATCGGCGTGCTCTGGGCCCGCGCCGAGATCCTCGACGCCATGCCCCCGTTCCTCGGTGGCGGCGAGATGATCCTCCAGGTGACCAAGGAGGGCTTCACCACCAACGAGATCCCCTGGAAGTTCGAGGCCGGCACCCCCATGGTCGCCGAGGCGGTCGGTCTCGCGGCCGCCATCGACTACCTCACCGACCTGGGGATGGACGAGGTCCGTCGCCACGAGGTCGAGCTCACCGCCTACGCGATGCGCCGCCTCGAGGAGGTCCACGGCGACAAGATCACGATCCACGGCCCGAGCGAGCCGTCGGAACGCGGCGGCGTACTGTCCTTCGTCTACGAGGGCTCGTCGGGCGAGGTCCACCCCCACGACATCGCCCAGGTCCTCGACCAGGCCGGCGTCTGTGTGCGGGCCGGGCATCATTGCGCCAAACCACTGATGACCGTGCTCGGCGCCAACGCCACCTCCCGTGCCTCGCTCTACGTCTACAACGACGAGTCCGACATCGATCAGCTGGTCGATGCCCTGTCCGCCGCCGACGAGATGTTCTCGTTCTAGCAAGCCCTCCAGCACGCCTTCTCTCCAGGAAAACCAGATGCCCGGCCTCGAAGACCTCTACCGAGAGATCATCCTCGATCATTACCGCTCCCCGCGAAACCGCGGTGAACTGGAGACCCCACCGGCGGTTCGCGCCGACGGGTTCAATCCGCTGTGCGGCGACGAGATCGTGGTCTACATCGATGTCGACGATGCGGGCACCATCCAGGAGGTCGCCATCGGCGGCCAGGGGTGTTCGATCAGCCAGTCATCGGCGTCGATGATGTCCGCCGCGATCAAGGGCAAGTCGGTGGCCGACGCCCGCCAGCTGATCGTCGCGTTCAAGGGCCTCATGTCGATCCACGAGACCGAGCTCGGTGGCGACGGCACCGAGTCCGAGATGGGCATCTCCGCCGCCGACATGAGCATCGACAACACCGACGACGTGTCGCTCGGCGACCTCGAGGCGCTGCGCGGCGTGGTGAAGTTCCCGGTCCGCATCAAGTGCGCCACCCTCGGCTGGAACACGCTCGCCCAGGCGCTCGACGAGGTCGCGCCGAACTAGCTCAGCGCACGCGGTCGCGAATGGCCACGGCCACTTCGGGGCCGACCAGGGCCTGGAGTTCATCGGCGAGTTCGTCGGCCGTGGTCTGCTCCCCCGCCTGGGCGTTGTCGCCCTCGGTGCAGCACCACACCATCGTCGCTCCGTCGGGGCCCCGATCGTCACGGCCCCAGCGTCGGAGTCGAGCAGTGCCGTCGTCGGCGTGCTCGGCGATCAGCGGCAACTGCCAGCACACCGACGGCTTCACATCGATCGGCCGTTCACCGTCGCGCACCGCCTGGAGGTGCAGCGCACATCCCGACCCGCCGGCGAAACCCGGACGGTTCAGGAACACGCAGGCGCCTTCGACGGTGGCGGTCCGGGCCCGCCGCTCGTCCTCGTAGATCCCGTGCTCCGCCGCCCACTCCCGGAACTGGAACAGGTCGGCGTCGAGCAGCGCGGCGTGGGCCGAGATGGTCATGGCCTCGTCCTCGTCGAGGAGTTCGGTGCCGACGGAGCAGCATCCGTGGCCGAGCACCTCGGCCGGCGTGTCGAGGATGCCCTGGCACCCTTCGCCCCAGATGCACTTCCAACGCGAGCCGAGGAAGCCGACGTCGACGGTCCAACGGGTGCCGTCGACCGGGTCGACGAACTCCTCGAAACGGGCGGAGACCATGACGCGAGGGTAGGCCGCACTACGGTCTGTGCCATGACCGACATCCCGGCCGGCTGGTACAACGATCCCGAGGACGTCACCCAACTCCGATACTGGAACGGCAACGAGTGGACCGAACACCGCTCACCCAGAGCGCTGGCCGGGGCCGCCGCCCCCGACGGCGGCGCGTGGGGGATCGTCGGTGCCACGTTCCGCCTGATCGTCGAGGGGTGGGCGCAACTCCTCGTCCTGGCGCTCCCGCTGATCGTCTCCAGCATCGGGGCCGCCATCCTCGCCTACGTGTCGCTGGACTCGATGCTCGATCCGGGGATCGAGACGATTCTCGACCGGGTCACCCAGCCGGGCTTCGATCCGGTCGACAACGGTGCCGACGAGGCCTTCATCGATTCGATCGACGTCTCCATCGGGACGATCGGCATCCTGGGCCTCATCGGCGCTGGGCTCGCGGTCGTCCTCGGCACCTTCATCAGCTCCACCTCGTTCTCGATATTCCTGGCCCGTGTCCGCGCCGGACGAGGCACGTCGATCGGCGAGACCTACCAGCGCCTCGCCCGGCGGCTCCCCCGCATGATCGGCATCGCTCTGCTGTGGAGCCTCTTGGGACTCATCGCAGCGACGATCGTCGTCGGCCTCTTCGTCGTGGCCATCCTCGTCTCGCCGGCGCTGCTGCTCGCCCTCGTCCCCGCGCTGCTCGTGGCCGTCATCTACTTCTGGCCGGTCGGCGCGCTCGCCTACACGGCGCTGGCGTTGTCGCCCAGGGAAGCCCCGCCGTTGCGACACGCCTTCCGCATCGTTCGCCCGCTCTGGGGGCCGATCGCCGGCCGGCTTCTCATCCTGACACTGGTCGGCTTCGTCGTGTCGTTCGCGTTCAACCTCGGCACCAGCTGGATCAGCAGCGTCGGCGTCGTGGCTGCCTTCGTCGTCCCTCTCCTGCTACAGGCACTGCAGAGCATGCTCAACAGCGCCGGCTCGGTGGTGCTCTACGAGTTCGCCGGCGGCAGTGTCGATCCGGCCATCACCGCCGAGCACGTCGGCTCGCCGGCGCCGTTCAGCTGAGGCCGTCGACCCGCTCGACGAAGTCCCGGTCGTTGGTGGAGATGCCGCCGGCGTCGTGGTCGGTGATCCGGATCTCTACCGTGTCGTAGACGTTGCGCCATTCGGGGTGGTGAAAGAGCCGCTCGGCGACGAGCGCCACCCGGGTCATGAATCCGAACGCCTCGTTGAAGTCGGCGAAGGTGAAGGTGCGGGTGAGCCCGTCCCCGTCTCGCTGCCACTCGGGGTGCGCGGACAGCAGCGCCCCGATCTCGTCATCGGTGAGGAGGGTGCCGGCCATCACGCCAGTGGATCAGCAAAGGGATCGTCGGGCAAGCCGTTCGCCGGCTTGGCCGGCGCCGGTTCGACCCAGCGTTCGTAGCCGGTGGACTCGAGCTCCGTGGCGAGTTCGGCACCGCCGGTCTCCTGGATGCGACCCGCCGCGAACACATGGACCTTGTCGGGCCGTAGCTCCTGGAAGAGCTTGCTGTAGTGGGTGATGGCGAGCACGCCGAGTCCGTCCTCCTCGGTTGCCTGCTCGACGCGGCTGCTGACGAGGCGCAGCGCGTCGACATCGAGGCCCGAATCGAGCTCATCGAGGATCGCGAACTTCGGGCGCAGCACGCCGAGCTGCAACGTCTCGTTGCGCTTCTTCTCGCCGCCGGACAGGTCGACGTTGAGCGGCCGTTCGAGGAACTTCTCGCCGAAGCCGATGCGGACCGCCTCGGCCCGCATGCGTTCGTCGATGACCTCGGGATCGTCGCTGGTGCCGACCGAGGCCCGCAGCAGATCGCGCAGGGCGACACCGGGCACCTCGGTCGGGTACTGCATCGCCAGGAACAGACCGGCCTCGGCTCGCTGCCAGGCCGGAAGAGTGAGGATCTCGACGTCGTCGATACGAACCGACCCGCCGAGCACCTCGTAGCCCGGACGGCCTGCGACCACGTGGCCGAGTGTGGACTTGCCGGACCCGTTGGGCCCCATCACGGCGTGCACCTCGCCGGACTTCACCACGAGGTCGACGCCCTTGAGTATCTCCTGCCCGTCGACAGCCGCTCGCAGCCCCTCGATCACCAGTTCACTCATGAGGGATCCTCGTCGTCGGATTCGGCTTCTTCGGGGGCGAGCGTCAACGTGACCTGCCCGTCGACGACGGCGACCTCGTAGACCGGCACCGGTCGCACGGCGGGCAGGCTCTCGGGCTCGCCGGTCCTCAGGTCGAACAGGGCGCCGTGTTGGCCGCACTCGATCATGCAGTCCTCGGCTTCGACGAAGCCCTCGGACAGCGACACGTCGGCGTGGCTGCAGGTGTCGCCGATCGCGTAGACGTCGTCGTCGATGCGCACGACGGCGATCTCGCGATCGCCGATCACGACCTTGCGGGCGGTACCCGCCTCGATCTCGGTCAACGGGAAGAGCGTGTGGACGGTCATCCGACCGCCACCCGCTCCTGCCGGGCCAACTTGGCCGCGACCGCCGTGCGGATCTTGTGACCGGCGGCCGCCACCGGCATCGATTCGAGCACTTCGGCGAGGAAGCCGGCCACGATGAGCCGTTCGGCCTCGCCCGACGGCACCCCTCGACTCTCGACGTAGAAACGCTGCTCCTCGTCGACGGGGCTGACGGTGGACGCATGGCTGCACCGCACGTCGTTGTTCTCGATCTCCAGGTTGGGCACCGACTCGGCCCATGCCGTGTCGCTCAGCTTGAGGTTGCGGTTGGTCTGGAACGCATTGGTGCCCCGGGCTTCGGGACGCACCCGGATGAGGCCGGTGTAGATGCTCTTCGCCTCGCCGGCGACCACGCCCTTGTAGAGCAGGTTGCTCGTCGTGTCGGGCGCGACATGGTCCTGGTAGGTGCGGAAGTCGAGCGTCTGGTCGGCCTCGCCGAAGTACAGGGCCAGGAGGTCACCGTGGGCGCCACGACCCACGAGGCGGGTGTCGGACCGGGTACGGGCGTAAGTGCCGCCGAACGCTGCGGTGGCGCCGGTGAGGGTGGCGTCGCGGTCGGCCCGAGCGAGGAGAGAGCCGATCTGCCAGGTGGCATCACCGAGCTCCTGCACGTTGAGGTAGCCGAGTCGCCCGGCCGGGGCCACGTCGAGCTCGACCACCGGACACACCAGGAGTCGGTCGCCATCGTCGGAGGTATGGTGGTCGAGCACCTCCACCTGCGCATTCTCCTCGATGCGTACGACCAGTCGGGGGAACGCCGCCGAGCCGTCACCGGCCGCGTGATGGGTGACCACGATCGGGCGATCGATCACGACGCCCTTCGGGACGTGGATCAGCACCGGGGCCGGAGCGAAGCCGTCGTTGAGCAGCGTGAAGTGATCGCCCGCCGCCTCGGCGACCGACCCGAGCAGATCTTTGCCGGCGGCATGGTCGACCAGCGGGCCGACATGCACACCGGCGGCGAGCAGTTCGTCGTCGACGTCGACCGCCACGATGCGGCCGTTGACCGTGCGAACGAGGGCCGCGGGCTCGATGTCGAGGCGCGGCATCGGCGCGTCGCCCAATCCGTCGGTGGGACTGAAGGACGTCAGGTCGAGGTCGCCGATGGGGCTGTAGCGCCATTCCTCGGCTGTCGCGTCGGGCATGTCGGCGGCCACGAACGTCTCGGCCGCAGCGACACGGCGATCGACGAGCCAGGATGGTCCGGCAAGGGCGCGGGCGGCGTCGGGGGAAAATTCGGTCACAGGCATCCGCGGGGGTCGGGCCGGTCGAGGATCGATCCGGCAGCGACATTAACCCTACCGACGTAGTGCTAATCGCCCAACGCTCGAAACCGGGTCAGCGACCGTCGCGGTAGCGCCGACGCAGCCGGTCGCCGAAGCTCTCACCCGTCGGCCGCCGAGACGGCGGCTTCGGCTTCCTACCCTTCG contains these protein-coding regions:
- a CDS encoding SUF system NifU family Fe-S cluster assembly protein; its protein translation is MPGLEDLYREIILDHYRSPRNRGELETPPAVRADGFNPLCGDEIVVYIDVDDAGTIQEVAIGGQGCSISQSSASMMSAAIKGKSVADARQLIVAFKGLMSIHETELGGDGTESEMGISAADMSIDNTDDVSLGDLEALRGVVKFPVRIKCATLGWNTLAQALDEVAPN
- the sufD gene encoding Fe-S cluster assembly protein SufD; this translates as MTEFSPDAARALAGPSWLVDRRVAAAETFVAADMPDATAEEWRYSPIGDLDLTSFSPTDGLGDAPMPRLDIEPAALVRTVNGRIVAVDVDDELLAAGVHVGPLVDHAAGKDLLGSVAEAAGDHFTLLNDGFAPAPVLIHVPKGVVIDRPIVVTHHAAGDGSAAFPRLVVRIEENAQVEVLDHHTSDDGDRLLVCPVVELDVAPAGRLGYLNVQELGDATWQIGSLLARADRDATLTGATAAFGGTYARTRSDTRLVGRGAHGDLLALYFGEADQTLDFRTYQDHVAPDTTSNLLYKGVVAGEAKSIYTGLIRVRPEARGTNAFQTNRNLKLSDTAWAESVPNLEIENNDVRCSHASTVSPVDEEQRFYVESRGVPSGEAERLIVAGFLAEVLESMPVAAAGHKIRTAVAAKLARQERVAVG
- a CDS encoding non-heme iron oxygenase ferredoxin subunit — protein: MTVHTLFPLTEIEAGTARKVVIGDREIAVVRIDDDVYAIGDTCSHADVSLSEGFVEAEDCMIECGQHGALFDLRTGEPESLPAVRPVPVYEVAVVDGQVTLTLAPEEAESDDEDPS
- the sufC gene encoding Fe-S cluster assembly ATPase SufC, whose protein sequence is MSELVIEGLRAAVDGQEILKGVDLVVKSGEVHAVMGPNGSGKSTLGHVVAGRPGYEVLGGSVRIDDVEILTLPAWQRAEAGLFLAMQYPTEVPGVALRDLLRASVGTSDDPEVIDERMRAEAVRIGFGEKFLERPLNVDLSGGEKKRNETLQLGVLRPKFAILDELDSGLDVDALRLVSSRVEQATEEDGLGVLAITHYSKLFQELRPDKVHVFAAGRIQETGGAELATELESTGYERWVEPAPAKPANGLPDDPFADPLA
- a CDS encoding 4a-hydroxytetrahydrobiopterin dehydratase; translation: MAGTLLTDDEIGALLSAHPEWQRDGDGLTRTFTFADFNEAFGFMTRVALVAERLFHHPEWRNVYDTVEIRITDHDAGGISTNDRDFVERVDGLS
- a CDS encoding SufS family cysteine desulfurase — translated: MSLRPDVKNDFPVLAQSFHGHQVVYLDSGNTSQKPQAVIDAMARYYEHDNANVHRGSYELAVRATAALEESRATVARFINAPSPSEVVFTKNATESMNLLARSWGGANLGPGDAVVISEMEHHANIVPWHMLVAEKGIELRWIPVGADGHLDLTDLDRLLDGAKLVSITAMSNVLGTLNDIPRLSEAAHRAGALMAVDASQYVPHLPTDVQAMGADFVVFTGHKMLGPMGIGVLWARAEILDAMPPFLGGGEMILQVTKEGFTTNEIPWKFEAGTPMVAEAVGLAAAIDYLTDLGMDEVRRHEVELTAYAMRRLEEVHGDKITIHGPSEPSERGGVLSFVYEGSSGEVHPHDIAQVLDQAGVCVRAGHHCAKPLMTVLGANATSRASLYVYNDESDIDQLVDALSAADEMFSF
- a CDS encoding DUF2510 domain-containing protein; this translates as MTDIPAGWYNDPEDVTQLRYWNGNEWTEHRSPRALAGAAAPDGGAWGIVGATFRLIVEGWAQLLVLALPLIVSSIGAAILAYVSLDSMLDPGIETILDRVTQPGFDPVDNGADEAFIDSIDVSIGTIGILGLIGAGLAVVLGTFISSTSFSIFLARVRAGRGTSIGETYQRLARRLPRMIGIALLWSLLGLIAATIVVGLFVVAILVSPALLLALVPALLVAVIYFWPVGALAYTALALSPREAPPLRHAFRIVRPLWGPIAGRLLILTLVGFVVSFAFNLGTSWISSVGVVAAFVVPLLLQALQSMLNSAGSVVLYEFAGGSVDPAITAEHVGSPAPFS